A DNA window from Streptomyces canus contains the following coding sequences:
- the sucD gene encoding succinate--CoA ligase subunit alpha, with translation MAIFLNKDSKVIVQGMTGATGMKHTKLMLADGTNIVGGVNPRKAGTSVDIDGNEIPVFGTVAEAIEKTGANVSVLFVPPAFAKAAVVEAIDAEIPLAVVITEGIAVHDSAAFYAYAVSQGNKTRIIGPNCPGLITPGQSNAGIIPGDITKPGRIGLVSKSGTLTYQMMYELRDIGFSSAVGIGGDPIIGTTHIDALAAFEADPDTDLIVMIGEIGGDAEERAAAFIAENVKKPVVGYVAGFTAPEGKTMGHAGAIVSGSSGTAAAKKEALEAAGVKVGKTPTETAKLAREILAG, from the coding sequence ATGGCTATCTTCCTCAACAAGGACAGCAAGGTCATCGTCCAGGGCATGACCGGTGCCACGGGCATGAAGCACACCAAGCTCATGCTGGCCGACGGCACGAACATCGTCGGTGGCGTGAACCCGCGCAAGGCGGGCACGTCCGTCGACATCGACGGCAACGAGATCCCGGTCTTCGGCACGGTCGCCGAGGCGATCGAGAAGACGGGCGCCAACGTGTCCGTCCTCTTCGTGCCGCCGGCCTTCGCGAAGGCCGCCGTGGTCGAGGCGATCGACGCCGAGATCCCGCTCGCGGTCGTCATCACCGAGGGCATCGCGGTCCACGACTCGGCCGCGTTCTACGCGTACGCCGTGTCGCAGGGCAACAAGACCCGGATCATCGGCCCGAACTGCCCCGGTCTCATCACCCCGGGCCAGTCCAACGCCGGCATCATCCCGGGCGACATCACCAAGCCGGGCCGCATCGGCCTGGTCTCGAAGTCCGGCACGCTGACGTACCAGATGATGTACGAGCTGCGTGACATCGGCTTCTCGTCCGCCGTCGGCATCGGTGGCGACCCGATCATCGGGACGACGCACATCGACGCGCTCGCCGCGTTCGAGGCCGACCCCGACACCGACCTGATCGTGATGATCGGTGAGATCGGCGGCGACGCCGAGGAGCGTGCGGCCGCGTTCATCGCGGAGAACGTGAAGAAGCCGGTCGTCGGCTACGTCGCGGGCTTCACCGCGCCCGAGGGCAAGACCATGGGCCACGCCGGTGCCATCGTCTCCGGTTCCTCCGGCACGGCCGCCGCGAAGAAGGAGGCCCTCGAGGCCGCCGGCGTCAAGGTCGGCAAGACGCCCACCGAGACGGCGAAGCTGGCGCGGGAGATCCTGGCCGGCTGA
- a CDS encoding sigma factor-like helix-turn-helix DNA-binding protein, producing the protein MCRSIYIYVLFRTKGRLVTVPQQEHEELPATPLTPAQAFDALYAFCAPALVRQAYLLTGRGELARESVERAFQLAWQRWPEVAVDRDPAGWVRIMTYEYALSPWHRFRPRHRSPEEPVADPSDRALMAVLMELPPSQRRTLLLYDGVGLDLPETAAETEASTPATANRLMNARAAIAARLPHLADPSDLHDCLVSLASRERLRAAQPPAVRTGSERRARFWTRAAIAFTVALIGTTALTVRTAPTHYEPPIAPGAEVQGVPARVAQGALSEAEAELREKLREETAGGPERLVPVGR; encoded by the coding sequence ATGTGTCGCTCAATATACATCTATGTACTTTTTCGTACGAAGGGGCGCCTTGTGACGGTTCCTCAGCAGGAGCACGAGGAGCTCCCTGCCACCCCCCTGACGCCCGCTCAGGCCTTCGACGCGCTGTACGCGTTCTGCGCCCCCGCGCTCGTCCGGCAGGCTTACCTGCTCACCGGCCGAGGTGAGCTCGCCCGCGAGTCGGTCGAGCGGGCCTTCCAACTCGCCTGGCAGCGCTGGCCCGAGGTGGCGGTGGACCGGGACCCGGCGGGCTGGGTACGGATCATGACGTACGAGTACGCCCTCTCTCCCTGGCACCGCTTCCGCCCCCGCCACCGCAGCCCCGAGGAACCCGTCGCCGACCCGTCCGACCGCGCGCTGATGGCCGTACTCATGGAACTCCCGCCGTCACAGCGGCGCACCCTCCTGCTGTACGACGGCGTAGGCCTCGATCTTCCGGAGACGGCGGCGGAGACGGAGGCGAGCACCCCGGCGACGGCGAACCGGCTGATGAACGCGCGCGCGGCGATCGCGGCACGGCTTCCCCACCTGGCCGACCCGTCCGACCTGCACGACTGCCTGGTCTCGCTGGCCTCCAGGGAGCGGTTGCGTGCCGCGCAGCCGCCTGCGGTGCGGACCGGGAGTGAGCGCCGGGCACGCTTCTGGACCAGGGCCGCGATCGCGTTCACGGTCGCGCTGATCGGCACGACGGCGCTCACGGTGCGGACGGCTCCGACGCATTACGAGCCGCCGATCGCGCCGGGAGCGGAAGTGCAGGGGGTGCCGGCGAGGGTGGCGCAGGGCGCGCTGTCGGAGGCGGAGGCGGAACTGCGGGAGAAGCTGCGGGAGGAGACGGCGGGCGGTCCGGAGAGGCTGGTACCGGTCGGTCGTTGA